The following nucleotide sequence is from Synchiropus splendidus isolate RoL2022-P1 chromosome 1, RoL_Sspl_1.0, whole genome shotgun sequence.
TACAACTCTGATCACCTTTAAAAAGATGGCACTGTTCACATACCACATGGGTCGAAGAGGAGGGAGACCTTATAGACAATTTAACAAAAATATGTCAACATAGAATTTGCTTTTCATATACTTCAGGGATAGAATAAACTTTAAATCTTGGGAAAATTCTGGGGTTTTGGAGAGTGTTGCATAGTCGAGGAAAAAACACGGATGTAACACAGGTGTTAATTTAAAAGGACAAGAAAGGAGTACAAAGTTTTAATGCAAATCTGAGTATAAAATATTCATTCTTAATACTTTTGTGATTGTTTTGGCTCTttgacctattttttttttaaataatatgtgAAATAGAGCTGGGTTTTCCATCTACAGGCATGTGTTGTGGACTTCCCATTACAAAACCCACACACATTTGTAACACATTGTCAGTTTTTGTGCAAACGTCACTCAGGAAAACAAGATCCACAGCAATCTGAGTGAAGAGAACAAAATCTTCAGTGACACAGGGGGAAAGCTTGTGTAGGTGTCACTCATATTGCAGCCTTTCAAAGTGCCACTCAGCttcaaaatatcaaaaatatCCTTTTGGCAAGCAAACAAGGAACCAGCTTAATACTGTCTTTTCGAGCTTATTTAGGCTCCCATTCTAAAACCTGAAGAGCATCTTTCTCGTGGTGTTCATAAACAGCAGACTCCTCACAGGAATCATTGTCCAACAGTAGACGGAATTCTTGAGTCCTTTCTCGAAGGGAGATCCAATCTCAAGATATAAATTGTCTTGGGAAACAAGTGAGAACAAAAACAGATCGGACCCACCCATCCTCCGGGTCTGTCTTTACCAGCTCCAGCCAGGGAGCATAGCTGCATCCTTGTCCTTCATACATTCATGTGTCCGCCATCACAAACAAGCTGTACATCCACTTATCTTGTGTTACACCAGTTCACTCAtccttcttccttctcctcagTAGCATCTTTAAAACTTGACCACAAGTCTGTTGAGTcaaaaagattaaaaataaaataaaacaaaggaggaaaaaaaaagacgaccAGGGTCACCGAAACTCATATATGGCTGCACTGTGTTCAGGGACGTGTGTGAGGTTGAGAGACTGATACCTGCAgcataaaaagaacaaaagacagAGGTGGAGCAAAAATTAGAATCTGAACTTCAAGTACATAGGATGTTAATTATTTATTCGCTGCAAAtagcaaagaaaagaaaaaagaaaatccgaGTGATCCCTCAACAGAACATGTCTCTTCCGCTCTTGTTTTCCCTTGAGAATACTGTATATGCCTGAGCTCGCAAAGAAAACCCTCCAGCAAATACAACCAATGCACTGGGTTTCACAGTGCCAGCTTTAAGCTTTTAAAATGAAGACAGGACAAGCTCAAAGTcaaacaatatattgctgaaagTCAGTTTCATGTGCACTGAAGGAGGCACCAAATGGccaacaatatatttatttatttttcattacctGCAACTAGAAACTTTGGGAGAATAAGTAATATGAATAAGGTGCGTATTCTCTCTTAATCATAACTACAGTGATGATCAACTTCATCTTATCTGGGCAGTGTCCATTAATACCAAGACAATTTCTTGATTAAAGCCAGTAAACAGTCTCTAGGGACGTATGAAATACTGCAAAAGATTTCAACTGAGAAAAATCACACCAGCTGAAGTCATAGTTTGGCAGGGTATCAATATACACGCGTCACTGTTCAAGACGGAACGGTGATTGATTTGTACCTCAGACAATAATAGCAATTTGACTTGGGGTTCATTACCATTCTGAGCTCCTGTGGTAGTAGAAGCCCTCTATTGTTGCTGTGGATTTCTGGAAGCAAATGTAGTAGAATCCAGCAAAAGAAGCGCCACTGATGTCCTTGATTGTGTGGTCGGGGACTAAAAACTGCTCCTGTGGAAACAAAGTGGGGAATTACCAGGTATATAAGTTAGTATTCAAGTCCAACACCTGGCGTACTACTTACCTTCCACCGCATGAAAATAAAGTCAGAGTTCTTCAGATCCTCGTAGTCAAAAtcatctgaattaaatgtcTTTGCATACTGGTAAAATGCCTGGAACTTTCCCTTTAAACAAAAGCTTCTTGTTATTTCAGGAGACTTTCAGGAGAGTCGTAATgatatcaacagttttataCCCAGTGTTTCCGATCCACATCCTCGTCCGCATCccacttcctggtcagaaaTGGACGCTTTCGGCTTATAATCTCCCCGGCAAAGAAAGTGGTGAGGGTCGGATATTCCTTCGagaaaaatcacaacaaatTGTTAAACAATTGCAATGAAGACAGCAACGCAGAAATGAACATAAACCTCCAAATTTCAGTCGCAAAGTGCGACTTCACTGCAGAAATAACTATCCTAAAACATCTGTGCATACTTCAAAATGAAGGAGTGTGTTATGGTGTGGTCATCTACATACATAATGACTGCAATTATACgatgaaaaatactgaaaaaaacataGCACAAAGTAAAACGTCACTGTTTTAACAGTCTCACACTCGGTGGTGAACAATTGTGCAACGGGAAGCAGAGTATGTCAACACATGACTATCACACCATTCTGTTGACCAGACTATTTACACATAATTAAGAAAACATCGGTGTTGCACGATTTCATTTTACTTGTGCGAACAGACAAACGCGAGTCTTACCTCAGTCAGACCTTTAATTTTCAGGTAGCCGCACAAGTATGAATCCTCCATGGTGACATGCTTGAGGAGAAAGCGCAGTTTTTATTTACAATGAATGGCATTCACGTGCGTCTCCTAAACGACTTTCGGAGGAATGTAAAGCAGTGAATCAGCTACATAACGGATATGAAGATGACTTGTTTCGCCGCAACCTGACGGATAGCTCGACTACTCATGCAGGCCAGAGCTTATTGATTTCTGGCTGTCAGGCATTACACCGCTCGGTTGACAGATGAGATAAACACACTGACAGCTCGGCTAAACCATCATATAGATGTGCCAAAGCCCCACCTGCAAAACCACTTCCACGTCGTATGAGTTCCCTTTGCTCTTTTGGTGGCCCCTGAACTTGGAGCCGCTATACAGTAACGAGGTGACAACACCGGGTTGTCGGGTGTTGATCGGCGGCGGAGGAATAAGCGAGGCCGAGGATGTGAAGGCCGCGCCCCGGGAGTCGCTGACGTATCCAGCGGGGACAGGCATTTCTCCCGCTTTCTGGCTCGGCACCAAGCCTACTCAGCGGCCGTCTCACTAGAAAACTCTGTTGATGTCTGTGAGAGGCGTAAAATGGCTGTGGATGTCATCCAGCTTTCCGAATTCTCCCTTCCCACTAACACTACGGCTCACCAGCGCCGAGCTCCTGGAAAAGTAAGTACACTTCGTTGAGACGCTATGGGCAATAGTAACCTCTTTTGTCATTGGTTAATACCGTCAACGAGGCAATGTCCTTATCCTCAATTGGCTACAGTCCAGGAACTAACTGTCAGATTCTAATTTGTAGTTCATGTTGCGTTTCGTACAACCACAACCAATGAAGATTAAAACTACAACTCCCACCTTTCACGACGACACAAGCTGTGCGGCATGTAGAAGGTCACACGCGTTGTTTTTTAGCGTAGTCTGATTGAAATGTAAGTAATGTAGTGGTTATAATTATTAGCGTCGATACATCTCATATTATGCTCACTATCTTAAATATGCCGCCGATAACTAGAGAGAACGCCGGGCTGTAAATCACTTGTTTCCTCTTTCCCTCCAGCATTCGTTAAAACATAGCATCGTTGAATTATTGCCACTATGTTGAGGGGTCTTGCTAGATTTTACTGTAGGTTTGGAGGTGGATTGTCCCTCTGTAAACCAGCGCAAGGTAAACAAATAAGTACAGTAAACTACTCCACAGCAACATCAGGTAAGATTGGTTTGTCTTCAGTTGAACGCACCACCTCCTCATTCTACGATCATCCTTTTGTTTCCAGAAAGAAAGAGATTTTATCAAGATGTCAGTATATCACAAGGTGAAGGTAAGTGTTGCACGATTCATATGCTTTCTTCCTACTTTTTCTTTCAGTGCTTCAGGTGCTCATAACGACATGCCGTCTGCCTGATATGATGATTACTTTTAGGTGGACTGTATGAGATAAACCTAGATCGAAGGAAACTGAAGACACCTGGAGGAAAGTTGTTCACAGCACCAAATGAAGCTCTGGCCATCGCAGTAGCTACTGAATGGGATGCACAAAGAGATACGCTGAAATTTTATACCATGCATCTGGTATGAGCTTATTTTTCTTTCGTTTATGAATTCATTTCCATCAGTTTCCAATTGTCTGCTCTTTCCGTCATGTTTGAATTGGGGTGTAACATACTGCATATGCTCTCAGATTGGTTAGTTGCATCCAAATCTATCATCAGACGATGAGTTTATGATGGTGTTAACTGTGTTAGCGCATCAATTTTGACAGGCCAAAATAGATTGTGTTTCGCTTCTATTACCTCCAGACCACTTTATGCAACACAGCTCTGGACAATCCAACTCAGCGCAACGAGGATCAGATGATCAGCGGAGCTCTAAAATTCCTGGAAACTGATACAGTCTGGTATGTTACATTTTTCATCTGTATTACACCGGCAACATACTTGGGATAATGGATAGAATTCAAGATGAATTAAAAAGTCAGTATCTTAACCGTTACAGCATACATGCCATAGTGACTGTCCTTATGTATAACTTTAAGTGCATTTGATGGTTCTAACTGAAatctttcatttacacaagATAGCAATCGCTGTACGTCTGGTGTAGTTACAGAGTAGAAGAGCCTCACGGTTTGGTGGAGCTTCAGAAGAATGAATGGGATCCTGTTCTTCGATGGATTGAAAACCGGTAAGTATTCTCTTCCTTGTTGCTGGACAAACATATTGGCTCgataattgttgttttttttaatgatttttctTTCTCATCCCACTGGTAGATATGATGTCAAAATTGGCTCTTCCTCCAGTATTATGGGTCCTGAGATCCCTGAAGAAACCAAAGACACATTCCGACAACACCTAAAATCCTACAACTTCTGGTCCCTGACTGGTAAACGTCATTTTTCTTAGTCGTGTACTTTTTGAAAAGGAAGAGTATTACCATGTGATTGAGCAGCAGCAAGTGCTTTACGCTCAAAGGTATGCAAATATCAATATTGAATCCCTCTTCCAGGACTTGAGTACGTGATCACTCAATTGAAGTCTGTCGTCCTTTCATTTGGGTTGATTGACAGACATCTATCTGTGGAACAGGCAGTGCTGCTCTCGAGGCTGGAAGAGGAGTATCAGGTAATATTCAACATGTGTGAGAAATGATTAGCAAATGTGTGCGAAGCATATCTTGTGTGACCAACTTAACACGCAAGATAATACCTGTCATAAAACTTTGTATCTCCTTGTTGTATAATAAATCTGATAATTCTTCTGTCTTACAATGAATTGTATTTGGATTTTAAATTGTAGTTCATAGAATCCAAGTAATGAAAATTGGAATTATGTCGATGCAGTGTTGTCCTGTACAGTCATGCACTCTTAATTTATTTTACCTTGTTAATCCAAAACATTTTGTCAAACAGCCGGGACTGcaaatgacattttaacttTTGACTTCAAATGCAAATCTTAACTTGGACATTGCATTTTGGGGCCTACGGTGTGAGTGGTGTGGTACCTgtacaaacatttaaaacagacaTTACAAATTAGAGTCAAGGGCCATGTGCAACAATATTTGTGGCGAGATATGGTCCACACTTAGACTTCTATGTGACACAGTGATCTGTTGTGCTTTTTCTCCATATCCCCTGTTTGTTGTGATGCCAACGTGACAGACATTTGGAAATGCTGTCGACGACTTTAATTTCCTGTTTATGGGGTTAAGAGGAGTCACTCTGATTTAATCTTCATCCATCCTTTTTGACTTCACAGATTCAGCGATGGGGCAATGTAGAATGGGCGCATGACTATGACATGTATGAACTGAGGGCACGGACTGCTGCTGGAGTGCTTTTTGTTCATCTCTCCTCTGAGACTTCAACTGTCAAACGCAAACTTATGCAGGACTAAGGATGCGTGCATATTCATTACACTGTGTATGTAAAAGCATCTCAATAAGTTTTATGAAAGTCAGTATCATATAAGCCCTGCATATTGTTTCAAGTAAAACCAACCAGAGGGATAAAGGCAAATATTGGTTGTCGTCTGATCTTTTGTTGTGTAATACAAGCTGTGTGCTGTCATCTATTGAGATTGAAGTTGACCTTCATTTGGTTAAGAAACGCAGCAAATCAAAATCAGCTCAATAATAAGGTGACTTCTGgttttgtttactttgttgAGAGCGCCATTTGTTATGCCTGCATCTTTGTCTGcttgactgcatttatttcCTATGATATTGCTGTCTATGTAAACTGTTCTCCGCCTGTGGTTCTAAAATATTTCACTCAATTAAAGCACAAAAAACTCATTTACTTTTCTAGTTTACATGTGAGCAACAAATCAAATGCTCTGGTCAGAATGTAATGCTGGCTGGGCACCTCCTTTGCGAGGTTTTTACAATTATTGTTTTGGACGTCACCCTCCAGATCCAACGATCCAATACCCACTTGCCGTACATTTGCCGAATATTTTCGACATTTTATAATCACTGTGACGATCTTAGCGTGTATTTACAACCACTAAACCGCAAAACGCACTGGCCAATCGTGTCACTGGGCAGGACTTTTCGCCCAATCGTCAGTCTTTGTGGGCGGGACCAGATGGACGCTCTGCctacatcatcaccatcatcatcatctcgtCCATGGACTGACTTGTTTGTTGTCGAGCAAGATGGAGTTCCTTTTAGGGAATCCCTACAGTACCCCTGTGGGTCACTGTATTGGTACGTACTGGCACATTTCACCGACGACATTGTGTGCATATTTGTCAACATGTCAGGGAACAGCGCTCAATTCGCGTGGGCCGAATTTACGCATTGCTAATCGTTAGCATGTTAGCGTTCTCAAGACAGTTAAGCGTTAGCCACCTAGCTAGCCCACTGTAACGGTGACATCTGCTATTATTACGCCTTCGTGTCGTCTAACGAacagtgttttgttgtcatcgcCTGTGTGTGGTGCACTGTAATAACGTAACCTATATGCGATTCTGTTGTGTTCGTGTTTCAGAAAGAGCCACTGATGGCTCCTTGCAAAGTGAAGACTGGACTCTCAATATGGAAATATGTGACATTATTAATGAAACCGAGGATGGGTAAGAAGGGAACTTACTTAGATATTTACTAATTACTACACTAATGTGCATCAATTTTTGGTCTCTTTCGTGAATTCAGTGTGTGATATGCTGCAGTTATACAGTTTGTGTAGTCGGACGATAACTTTATTGTGTGAATGCCTGTTGCTTATCTTACTGTTCCATTGACCTTGTACGTGTATGTAAGAGGTTGCGTGTGAAGTCCAGATCTTATTTGATTTGTGGGTTGTAAACTGCACTGGGTGGGCTTGTGTCccacttttgttttattgtccTAGATAACTTATAAAACCCTAACCTGAGGCGTGTTTGATTTAGAAAAAGCGAAGCATAAGTTAAATATTACTTACCTGATGCTTATTACTAACTACGATGACAGTGAGACAATCATTGACATGTCCATAGACAGTTTTGGGAGTTTTCACACAAGTATGTGGCCGAACAATCAAGTGTGTACAAATTGTTATGGCTCTATAGATATCCAGACATTGCTTTTCATTGGTATACTGCACATACCTTTTgtcactttgtgtgtgtgttgttaacTGCTATTTTGTGTGCAGGCCAAAAGATGCTATTAGAGCGGTGAAGAAAAGATTGAATGGCAATAGGAACTATCGTGAAGTGATGTTGGCTTTAACGGTAAATGTATACAAAttgtaaatatgtgttttgcGCGTCAATGTTCATGAATATTAATATATGCCCTCAGGTCTTGGAGACATGCGTGAAAAACTGCGGCCATCGCTTTCATGCCCTGGTCACAAGTAGAGATTTTGTCGATGGTGTACTTGTAAAAATCATCTCTCCTAAAAACAACCCACCTACCATTGTTCAAGATAAAGTACTTGCCCTCATTCAGGTAAGTTCTATCAAACCTCTATTCATCTGGCAGTTAGGATTATCGTTTAATTGGTGACGTTTAATTTGACCGTGAAGCTGTGCAAAGCTGCGGTCGAGCATCAGGTGAACTGCATTGCCTCTAGGGCTCGCCAGCCAGCAGCTCAGGTTACCTGCCTTATCTCAGGTAACTGTTCTGCACACAAGGCGTGCTCCTATTTCCCTAAGGGAAACCATGTGACTGAGCTGTTAAACCATGGTAACCATGCTCGTAGGgaaactaaaatgttttttgtttgtgtagAGGTTGAACTAGACCTTTtggatcatgttttttttaaaaatatcaatttaTCTTTACTTAATGGTCAGTTTTAGTTATATTTGATATTGTAGATGTTGGCCAAAATCTCACCTCATAAAAGCTGAGTTTGTAGTTGCATACATGAAATTTAATTGTAAATCTTAATAATTAAAATCCAtattacatttttcacattaCATGTAATTTCTTCAGTGTGTGTTGATGACCTTGATATTGTGGTTATTAGTGGTTgcatgttcttttcttttttatgatcCTCAAGCTCAAGTGCCTTTATGACTGTAAATTAGAATATTGATCTTTTTTTAGTTACTTTGTTACAGTTTCAGACGTAATTGCATACCATATTTGGCTAATTTAGGTTTTAGTATGGCATGCCACTCCATGTTAGGATCAAGAGGTTGCCCTGGTATTGTTTGCAATTTGGATCCATTACATATATGAGACGGTGTATGTTAGTCGAGTGCCTCTTGTCTTGCTGTTGCTTAAAATAGCTCATTATGTTGATCAGTGtttgtacatcttctcagtTATTATTACTTTGGGTCATGGCTGGCAGTTGAAAATGCCAGCTGCAGTTACTCTGACAATTTTCTGATGTTGTACTCAGACAATCCGACCTttgattgaaatattttatttttcaaacctGTACATTTGTATTCTAAAGTAAAAGTATGTCTGTCAGTCCCCAATGGACTAACTCTGCAACCATGAATATATAATatgcagcatgaaatgatcataGAATGTCTACAAAGTTCATTCTGTTCAATTACCATGCTAAATAAGTGTGCAATTCCTCATTCTGGGACAACTAAAGGAGATGTAATCTAATAATTTCTcactgaatgaaattctgagCCACGTTGCACAGAGCAAGAATCGGGAACAAgcctttgtgacgtcactggaggttGATCCTGCCGACGCACCATTGGAATCGTGTAAAAAAGCTCTTCACCCAACCAAGCTCTTAAAGTTTTCCATAAATGGGCTAGTGGCAAGCAATGACACCAACACTATCCAAATCTGTGGAAAGAGGCTATCAAGACATTGGTTAGGCGGCTTCAATACTTGCCGGTGCTTGgtacctccagtgacgtcacaagaaAAAGAACGTTGTCAGAATCGTATCATGTATCCAAACAATTAAATCATGTTCCTTCGTCATTTCACCAGGCTTGGGCAGATGCATTCAGGAGCAGTCCAGATCTCACCGGGGTGGTCCAGGTGTATGAAGAATTGAAAAGAAAAGGCATTGAATTTCCAACGTCAGAACTGGAGACCTTGTCACCGATACACACACCTCAGCGAGTACGAGATATTTTGTATTAATTGACAAATGAACTGTTGAATTTAACAATTGTTTCCTGTAGTCAGCAACTGCTCCAGAAGGAGACTCCACTCTTTTTCAATACACCACAACGCCACAGCCTGCCCCCAATGTGGTTCCACCTGCCTATACCACCCCGCAGGTCCCTAATCTCGCTGCATCTGGGTCCATTAATCCAACTCCTGAACAGGTACTCATGTCTTTGATTTCATTAAACTAAAACCACTGTTAAGAAATGCGTCTTGAATCGTGAAGTTGATCCTGCAAACGTGGAGACCTCTTGAAGTCTGTTTGCAGGGAGCATGATGCCAATGGAACAgttacactgaacacatttcaTGGTGTTACAAATCAGGTGCAGAAACGGCTGTTGGGTTTTGTGTGCAGATCTGCCAGTTGCGCAGCGAGTTGGACGTTGTGCGTGGAAACACCAAGGTCATGTCCGAGATGTTAACCGAGATGGTGCCGGGACAGGAGGACGCATCTGACTATGAATTACTGCAGGCAAGTTCTTATGTGTCATAGTTTATTTTAGAAATGAGCAGTTTCTACTGCTCCTCCAGCTTTGAATATGCAAACACAAACTTGCTCAGCATCCAaatgttggtgtgtgttttattgCAGGAGCTGAACAGGACTTGCAGAGCCATGCAGCAGCGGATAGTGGAGCTCATTTCTTGTGTGTCCAACGAGTCGGTGACTGAGGAGCTACTGCATGTTAATGATGACCTCAACAACATTTTCTTGCGCTATGAAAGGTTGAGAAAAACATATGCTCAAAAAATACTTGGGATAAATTTCATCTAAATTTAGTTGGTTTTATCAATTTGTTTCTGATTCCCTCCTTTCCCTCAAGGTATGAGCGGTTTAGGTCAGGAAGGTCTACAAATCAGAGTGTCAACAATGGGGTGAGTGGAAAGTAACCTTCTTGAAGGCTTCTAATCCATTTGCATCATATCACTATGTTATTTTGACATCTGCGTTGCACACGGTTCTATAACGTGTCTGTATTTGGACTGCATGTTAGTATTAAGTACCGACGCTCTGCTGATTATGAATCTCAAACCATCATGCATTTCTAATGGAAACCCAACAAAAGAACGTTGAACTATTAGCATTAACTGCAATTCCGTTTTTATTACAATACTTTTTATGGTCCTTAAGGCCGATCAACCTTCCAAGACTGAGCCGAAATATAATAAAAGTTAGGTTTGTCGTTGTTTTCCACAATTCAGTCGAGAAAAACAAGAAGCTCCTTAGTGCACCACTCTTGATTAGTTTGAATATTTGAGGcagtaaaagaaaatattgtacATTGTAATTCAAAAAACAAGAACTGTAACTCGGCAACGAAAGTCAAGTCTAATCTCTGACTAACTAAATGTGCTATGCATATGTCTATT
It contains:
- the LOC128766009 gene encoding glucose-induced degradation protein 4 homolog — encoded protein: MPVPAGYVSDSRGAAFTSSASLIPPPPINTRQPGVVTSLLYSGSKFRGHQKSKGNSYDVEVVLQHVTMEDSYLCGYLKIKGLTEEYPTLTTFFAGEIISRKRPFLTRKWDADEDVDRKHWGKFQAFYQYAKTFNSDDFDYEDLKNSDFIFMRWKEQFLVPDHTIKDISGASFAGFYYICFQKSTATIEGFYYHRSSEWYQSLNLTHVPEHSAAIYEFR
- the tom1l2 gene encoding TOM1-like protein 2 isoform X1, coding for MEFLLGNPYSTPVGHCIERATDGSLQSEDWTLNMEICDIINETEDGPKDAIRAVKKRLNGNRNYREVMLALTVLETCVKNCGHRFHALVTSRDFVDGVLVKIISPKNNPPTIVQDKVLALIQAWADAFRSSPDLTGVVQVYEELKRKGIEFPTSELETLSPIHTPQRSATAPEGDSTLFQYTTTPQPAPNVVPPAYTTPQVPNLAASGSINPTPEQICQLRSELDVVRGNTKVMSEMLTEMVPGQEDASDYELLQELNRTCRAMQQRIVELISCVSNESVTEELLHVNDDLNNIFLRYERYERFRSGRSTNQSVNNGVLSEATEDNLIDLGPASPAVVSNMPNTAPTGVPSSLKASAGRPSSPATLASHLAGLDVGADSVSSTLSSLSSCRPPPAQDDFDVFAQTRTGALPEPNKTITAAEGRAKGDGPPTLDVLQPTAGTDVGGQSSVMDDIEQWLSTDVKGDDGEEGVTSEEFDKFLEERAKAAESVPGLPVPPSGNPGGSQGTPNRKKADRPEDSLFAM
- the atpaf2 gene encoding ATP synthase mitochondrial F1 complex assembly factor 2, giving the protein MLRGLARFYCRFGGGLSLCKPAQGKQISTVNYSTATSERKRFYQDVSISQGEGGLYEINLDRRKLKTPGGKLFTAPNEALAIAVATEWDAQRDTLKFYTMHLTTLCNTALDNPTQRNEDQMISGALKFLETDTVCYRVEEPHGLVELQKNEWDPVLRWIENRYDVKIGSSSSIMGPEIPEETKDTFRQHLKSYNFWSLTGLEYVITQLKSVVLSFGLIDRHLSVEQAVLLSRLEEEYQIQRWGNVEWAHDYDMYELRARTAAGVLFVHLSSETSTVKRKLMQD
- the tom1l2 gene encoding TOM1-like protein 2 isoform X2 — protein: MEFLLGNPYSTPVGHCIERATDGSLQSEDWTLNMEICDIINETEDGPKDAIRAVKKRLNGNRNYREVMLALTVLETCVKNCGHRFHALVTSRDFVDGVLVKIISPKNNPPTIVQDKVLALIQAWADAFRSSPDLTGVVQVYEELKRKGIEFPTSELETLSPIHTPQRSATAPEGDSTLFQYTTTPQPAPNVVPPAYTTPQVPNLAASGSINPTPEQICQLRSELDVVRGNTKVMSEMLTEMVPGQEDASDYELLQELNRTCRAMQQRIVELISCVSNESVTEELLHVNDDLNNIFLRYERYERFRSGRSTNQSVNNGVLSEATEDNLIDLGPASPAVVSNMPNTAPTGVPSSLKASAGRPSSPATLASHLAGLDVGADSVSSTLSSLSSCRPPPAQDDFDVFAQTRTGALPEPNKTITAAEGRAKGDGPPTLDVLQPTAGTKGDDGEEGVTSEEFDKFLEERAKAAESVPGLPVPPSGNPGGSQGTPNRKKADRPEDSLFAM